The proteins below come from a single Burkholderia sp. FERM BP-3421 genomic window:
- the gabP gene encoding GABA permease, which produces MKEKNGTGLGTGLKQRHVTMLSIAGVIGAGLFVGSGHAIAEAGPAALIAYGIAGLLVVLVMRMLGEMAIAHPDSGSFSTYADRAIGHWAGFTIGWLYWWFWVLVIPIEATAAATILNAWFPGVATWIFALGITSALTLTNLFSVKHYGEFEFWFALIKVIAIVVFLCVGGAAILGVLPGSNVSGAARLAGAGGFMPNGLGAVLAAMLTTMFSFLGTEIVTIAAAESDNPERQIVRATNSVIWRISLFYLGSIFVVAALVPWNDPLLPAHGSYQRAMELIGVPHAKGIIDVIVLVSVASCLNSALYTASRMMFSLSRRGDAPALLRTTDASGTPRAAVLASTAFGFVTVIANYVMPEQVFGFLLATSGAIALLVYLVIAVSQLRMRATLDAGGAQPGLRMWCFPWLTWAVILFICGVLIAMLLREDHRMEVSATAVLAALVVFASWLNRRARQARGGAGQVSARAR; this is translated from the coding sequence GTTCGTCGGCTCCGGCCACGCGATCGCGGAGGCCGGGCCGGCCGCGCTGATCGCATACGGGATCGCCGGGCTGCTGGTGGTGCTCGTGATGCGCATGCTCGGCGAGATGGCGATCGCGCATCCGGACAGCGGTTCGTTCTCGACCTACGCGGATCGCGCGATCGGCCACTGGGCGGGCTTCACGATCGGCTGGCTGTACTGGTGGTTCTGGGTGCTCGTGATCCCGATCGAGGCGACCGCCGCCGCGACGATCCTGAATGCGTGGTTCCCGGGCGTCGCGACCTGGATCTTCGCGCTCGGCATCACCTCCGCGCTGACGCTGACCAACCTGTTCTCGGTCAAGCATTACGGTGAGTTCGAATTCTGGTTCGCGCTGATCAAGGTGATCGCGATCGTCGTGTTCCTGTGCGTCGGCGGCGCGGCGATCCTCGGCGTGCTGCCGGGCTCGAACGTATCGGGCGCAGCGCGTCTCGCGGGTGCGGGCGGCTTCATGCCGAACGGCCTCGGCGCGGTGCTGGCGGCGATGCTCACGACCATGTTCTCGTTCCTCGGCACTGAGATCGTCACGATCGCCGCGGCGGAATCCGACAATCCGGAGCGCCAGATCGTGCGCGCGACCAATTCGGTGATCTGGCGGATCTCGCTGTTCTATCTCGGTTCGATCTTCGTCGTCGCGGCGCTGGTGCCGTGGAACGACCCGCTGCTGCCGGCGCACGGCTCCTATCAGCGGGCGATGGAGCTGATCGGCGTGCCGCACGCGAAGGGCATCATCGACGTGATCGTGCTGGTGTCGGTCGCGAGCTGCCTGAATTCCGCGCTATATACGGCGTCGCGGATGATGTTTTCGCTGTCGCGGCGCGGCGACGCGCCCGCGCTTCTGCGCACCACCGACGCATCGGGCACGCCGCGCGCGGCGGTGCTCGCATCGACCGCGTTCGGCTTCGTGACGGTGATCGCGAACTACGTGATGCCGGAGCAGGTGTTCGGTTTCCTGCTCGCGACCTCGGGCGCGATCGCGCTGCTCGTCTATCTGGTGATCGCGGTGTCGCAGCTGCGGATGCGCGCGACGCTCGACGCGGGCGGCGCGCAGCCGGGGCTGCGGATGTGGTGTTTCCCGTGGCTCACGTGGGCGGTGATCCTGTTCATCTGCGGCGTGCTGATCGCGATGCTGCTGCGCGAGGACCATCGGATGGAAGTGAGCGCGACCGCCGTGCTCGCGGCGCTGGTGGTGTTCGCGTCGTGGCTGAATCGCCGGGCGCGGCAGGCGCGCGGCGGGGCCGGGCAGGTGTCGGCCCGTGCGCGCTGA